A stretch of the Malus domestica chromosome 08, GDT2T_hap1 genome encodes the following:
- the LOC103421147 gene encoding E3 ubiquitin-protein ligase IPI1-like isoform X2, translating into MLPLFQMGVDSIVKHISNQQGCGSGNNLSKPYNVKRAMPCPNCRKIENGPWLYSNGCRSFLEFSMDDWTHDEDLYDLSYLKWSRSVLSFCERSSYKWRVEVKSILSLMMSCRQIAAL; encoded by the exons ATGCTTCCTTTGTTTCAGATGGGAGTTGACTCAATTG tgAAACATATATcaaaccaacaaggttgtggTAGTGGAAATAATCTTTCTAAG CCTTACAATGTAAAGAGGGCAATGCCATGCCCTAATTGTCGGAAAATCGAGAATGGTCCGTGGCTTTATTCTAATGGATGTCGTTCATTTCTGGAATTTAGCATGGATGACTGGACACACGATGAGGATCTCTATGATTTAAGTTATCTGAAATG GAGTAGATCGGTATTGAGTTTTTGCGAAAGGTCAAGTTATAAATGGAGAGTTGAGGTCAAAAGCATACTGAGCTTGATGATGAGCTGCAGACAGATAGCAGCCCTGTAA
- the LOC103421147 gene encoding uncharacterized protein isoform X1, whose protein sequence is MLPLFQMGVDSIVKHISNQQGCGSGNNLSKITLVQPYNVKRAMPCPNCRKIENGPWLYSNGCRSFLEFSMDDWTHDEDLYDLSYLKWSRSVLSFCERSSYKWRVEVKSILSLMMSCRQIAAL, encoded by the exons ATGCTTCCTTTGTTTCAGATGGGAGTTGACTCAATTG tgAAACATATATcaaaccaacaaggttgtggTAGTGGAAATAATCTTTCTAAG ATTACATTGGTTCAGCCTTACAATGTAAAGAGGGCAATGCCATGCCCTAATTGTCGGAAAATCGAGAATGGTCCGTGGCTTTATTCTAATGGATGTCGTTCATTTCTGGAATTTAGCATGGATGACTGGACACACGATGAGGATCTCTATGATTTAAGTTATCTGAAATG GAGTAGATCGGTATTGAGTTTTTGCGAAAGGTCAAGTTATAAATGGAGAGTTGAGGTCAAAAGCATACTGAGCTTGATGATGAGCTGCAGACAGATAGCAGCCCTGTAA
- the LOC103421146 gene encoding auxin-responsive protein IAA28-like yields the protein MDNLYSMICENNEGVVRANKRGYVAAEDKKLELRLGPPGGEDHQSLLSLGCCNKNNISHEAKRVCHEEKKEERKWLANSSSDPPASAFELTNSTAARDSDQKSKSRIAQAPVVGWPPIRSSRKNLAIRSSPSSFAKPAADSESPNETLKEGNGKSDSTTYSKDHMFVKINMEGVPIGRKINLKAYDSYEKLSFAIDELFQGLLAAQRTCCGVEKEDKKGETKSTTESLHGNGKYTLLYEDNEGDRMLVGDVPWNMFVSTAKRLQVLKSSQLSTLQLSSNQREKTPLDSTMEVGIGR from the exons ATGGATAATTTGTATAGTATGATTTGTGAGAATAATGAAGGAGTTGTAAGGGCAAATAAGAGAGGGTATGTTGCAGCTGAAGACAAAAAGCTGGAGCTGAGGCTGGGTCCTCCTGGAGGAGAAGATCATCAGTCACTTCTTTCCCTTGGTTGCTGCAACAAGAACAATATTTCTCATGAAGCCAAAAGAGTCTGTCatgaagagaaaaaagaagagagaaagtggCTGGCAAACAGCTCATCAGATCCTCCAGCAAGTGCTTTTGAGCTTACAAATTCAACAGCAGCTCGTGACTCTGATCAGAAAAG TAAAAGCAGAATTGCACAAGCTCCAGTTGTCGGATGGCCTCCGATCCGTTCATCCAGGAAAAATCTTGCAATCAGATCATCACCATCAAGCTTCGCAAAGCCGGCAGCTGATTCGGAGTCACCAAATGAAACTTTGAAGGAGGGAAACGGAAAATCTGATAGTACTACTTATTCCAAGGACCACATGTTTGTAAAGATCAACATGGAAGGAGTTcccattggaagaaaaattaacCTCAAAGCCTATGATAGTTATGAGAAACTCTCTTTTGCCATAGATGAACTCTTCCAAGGTCTTCTTGCAG CTCAAAGAACTTGTTGTGGTGTGGAGAAAGAAGACAAGAAGGGAGAGACCAAATCAACAACTGAATCATTACATGGCAATGGGAAATATACTCTACTTTATGAGGATAATGAAGGAGACAGGATGCTTGTTGGTGATGTCCCATGGAA CATGTTTGTATCGACGGCAAAGAGGCTTCAGGTATTGAAGAGCTCACAGCTTTCCACTCTACAGC TTAGTAGCAATCAGCGTGAAAAGACACCACTTGATTCTACAATGGAAGTTGGAATTGGAAGATGA
- the LOC103421145 gene encoding pseudo histidine-containing phosphotransfer protein 2-like isoform X2, with protein sequence MDRTQLQRQVALKRSSLFEQRYLDQQQFVQLEELQDDANPNFVEEIVTLFYKDSARLFQKIEQALYSRPIDFSKLDDYMHQFNGSSSRCFRALERVKQEHQTLRIHLENYFQLRRQAGLVQRV encoded by the exons ATGGACAGAACCCAACTGCAGCGCCAGGTTGCCCTCAAGAGAAGCTCTCTCTTTGAGCAG CGTTACCTCGATCAGCAGCAATTCGTTCAGCTGGAGGAATTGCAAGATGATGCAAACCCAAATTTTGTGGAGGAAATTGTGACATTGTTCTACAAAGACTCAGCTAGACTGTTCCAAAAGATTGAGCAAGCACT GTACAGTAGGCCTATAGATTTTTCCAAGCTGGATGATTACATGCACCAGTTCAACGGTAGTAGTTCAAG ATGCTTCAGGGCTTTGGAGAGAGTGAAACAAGAGCATCAGACCTTGAGGATTCACCTTGAGAATTATTTTCAG TTGAGGAGGCAAGCAGGACTGGTTCAACGTGTCTGA
- the LOC103421145 gene encoding histidine-containing phosphotransfer protein 4-like isoform X1 — protein MDRTQLQRQVALKRSSLFEQRYLDQQQFVQLEELQDDANPNFVEEIVTLFYKDSARLFQKIEQALYSRPIDFSKLDDYMHQFNGSSSSIGAIKVKNECSQFKEFCLAANADGCFRALERVKQEHQTLRIHLENYFQLRRQAGLVQRV, from the exons ATGGACAGAACCCAACTGCAGCGCCAGGTTGCCCTCAAGAGAAGCTCTCTCTTTGAGCAG CGTTACCTCGATCAGCAGCAATTCGTTCAGCTGGAGGAATTGCAAGATGATGCAAACCCAAATTTTGTGGAGGAAATTGTGACATTGTTCTACAAAGACTCAGCTAGACTGTTCCAAAAGATTGAGCAAGCACT GTACAGTAGGCCTATAGATTTTTCCAAGCTGGATGATTACATGCACCAGTTCAACGGTAGTAGTTCAAG CATTGGAGCTATAAAGGTGAAGAATGAATGCTCCCAATTTAAAGAATTTTGTTTGGCTGCAAATGCTGATGG ATGCTTCAGGGCTTTGGAGAGAGTGAAACAAGAGCATCAGACCTTGAGGATTCACCTTGAGAATTATTTTCAG TTGAGGAGGCAAGCAGGACTGGTTCAACGTGTCTGA
- the LOC103421148 gene encoding NADP-dependent malic enzyme: protein MGSVVEEISNGGGHSAVDVESKAGFGGGIVDVYGEDCATEDQVLTPWTASVASGYTLVRDPHYNKGLAFTEKERDAHYLRGLLPPTVLTQELQEKKLMQNLRQYEVPLHRYIAMMDLQERNEGLFYKLLIDNVEELLPVVYTPTVGEACQKYGSIFRHPQGLYISLKEKGKILEVLKNWPDRGIQVIVVTDGERILGLGDLGCQGMGIPVGKLSLYTALGGVPPSACLPITIDVGTNNEKLLNDEFYIGIKQRRATGQEYAELLEEFMTAVKQNYGEKVLVQFEDFANHNAFELLAKYSKTHLVFNDDIQGTASVVLAGLIASLKLLGGTLADHTFLFLGAGEAGTGIAELIALEISKKTGAPLEKARKKIWLVDSKGLIVKSRLGSLQHFKQPWAHDHEPIKELVDAVKAIKPTVLIGTSGVGKQFTKEVVETMASLNEKPLILALSNPTSQAECTAEEAYAWTKGRAIFGSGSPFDPVKYENKLLVPGQANNAYIFPGFGLGLIMAGAIRVHDDMLLAASEALATQVSEEHYAKGMIYPPFTNIRKISANIAAKVAAKVYELGLASNLPRPKDLVKYAESCMYSPRYRSYR, encoded by the exons ATGGGGAGCGTAGTGGAGGAGATAAGCAACGGTGGTGGCCACTCAGCGGTGGATGTTGAAAGTAAGGCTGGCTTTGGTGGAGGTATTGTGGACGTGTACGGTGAGGATTGTGCCACCGAGGATCAGGTTCTCACACCATGGACTGCCTCTGTTGCCAG TGGTTACACATTGGTGCGTGATCCACACTACAACAAAGGTCTTGCCTTCACCGAGAAGGAGAGGGATGCACATTACTTGCGCGGCCTTCTGCCTCCAACCGTCCTAACCCAGGAGCTTCAG GAGAAGAAGTTGATGCAGAATCTTCGCCAATATGAAGTTCCGTTGCATAGGTACATTGCCATGATGGATCTTCAG GAGAGAAATGAAGGGCTGTTTTATAAGCTTTTGATTGACAATGTTGAGGAACTGCTTCCTGTTGTGTACACGCCAACAGTTGGTGAGGCTTGCCAAAAATATGGGAGCATTTTCAGGCATCCTCAGGGTCTTTACATCAGTTTGAAAGAGAA GGGAAAGATCCTTGAAGTACTAAAGAACTGGCCGGACAGGGGTATTCAAGTTATTGTCGTGACTGATGGGGAGCGTATTTTGGGGCTTGGTGATCTTGGCTGCCAG GGCATGGGGATTCCTGTTGGAAAGCTCTCTTTGTATACTGCACTCGGAGGAGTTCCTCCTTCAGCG TGCTTGCCTATAACCATCGATGTTGGAACAAACAACGAGAAGTTGCTGAATGATGAGTTTTACATTGGGATTAAGCAAAGGAGAGCAACTGGACAG GAATATGCGGAGCTTCTCGAAGAATTCATGACTGCAGTTAAGCAGAATTATGGGGAGAAAGTCCTAGTTCAG TTCGAAGATTTTGCAAACCACAATGCATTTGAACTGCTGGCTAAATACAGCAAGACTCACCTTGTCTTCAATGATGACATTCAG GGAACGGCATCTGTGGTCTTAGCAGGGCTCATAGCTTCCTTGAAATTACTTGGTGGAACATTAGCTGACCATACTTTCTTATTTCTGGGTGCTGGAGAG GCTGGAACCGGAATAGCAGAGCTTATAGCTCTTGAGATATCAAAAAAG ACCGGCGCTCCATTGGAAAAAGCTCGCAAGAAGATTTGGCTTGTGGATTCTAAG GGACTGATTGTTAAATCTCGCCTAGGatcacttcaacactttaaGCAGCCCTGGGCTCATGATCATGAACCAATAAAGGAACTTGTAGATGCCGTGAAG GCAATCAAGCCAACAGTGCTGATAGGAACATCTGGTGTGGGAAAACAGTTCACGAAGGAGGTCGTTGAGACCATGGCGTCCTTGAATGAG AAACCACTTATCCTTGCTCTTTCCAACCCAACATCGCAAGCTGAGTGTACTGCTGAAGAAGCTTACGCATGGACAAAG GGTCGAGCAATCTTTGGCAGTGGAAGTCCATTTGATCCTGTCAAATACGAGAACAAACTCCTAGTGCCTGGCCAG GCCAACAACGCGTACATATTCCCCGGTTTTGGCTTGGGATTGATCATGGCTGGTGCCATTCGTGTACACGATGACATGCTTTTGGCAGCCT CTGAAGCTCTGGCTACGCAAGTTTCCGAGGAACACTACGCCAAAGGAATGATCTACCCGCCATTTACCAACATCAGAAAGATATCAGCCAACATTGCAGCTAAGGTCGCTGCTAAGGTCTATGAACTCG GTCTGGCTTCTAATCTTCCTCGACCAAAAGATCTCGTGAAGTATGCAGAGAGCTGCATGTACAGCCCGCGCTACAGAAGTTACCGTTGA